AACCCGATGGAGACGTTGATCGCCTGCATCAGGTCCGCCGGACGGGTCGCGAATCGACCGCCCCACATGGCCTGGCCTCCCGGCGAGGCGGTGTTCGGATCGTCTGGGGAGTCTTCGGTCATCATGAGCCAGGAAAAGGAAGCGGGATCTCCCAGGCTGGGCGTCCTGAGGATCGCCCTCTGGTGCGCCGCCCTGGTCGGCGTCGCCGGGGTTCTCTACATCATCGCCCAGGCTTCCATAACCCCCCGGGCGAAGGGGGGGCTCACGGACCTCACCCGGGGCGAGATGTCCCGCCTGATCCTGCCCGCCGAGGCCGCGCCGGCGCCGGTGACCAGCTTCCTCGACGCCGAGGGCAAGCCCGTCCGCATCGGCGACTTCCGCGGCAAGGTGGTGGTGGTGAACCTCTGGGCGACCTGGTGCGCCCCCTGCGTGCTCGAAATGCCCACCCTGGCCAGGCTGGCCGAGGCCCAGAAGGGGCGGGACGTCGTGGTCCTGGCCATCTCCATTGACCGGGAGAAGGACGCCGACAAGGCCCGGGCCTTTATCGGCAAGAATGCGCCCCTCGCCTTCTACCACGACCCCAAGTCGAGCCTGCCCTTCTCGCTCAAGCCGCCGACGGCGGCCATGCCCACCACCCTGATTTTCGGTCGCGACGGCGTGGAGCGGGCGCGCATGCTGGGTGAGGCCGACTGGGCCGGGAAGGACGCGGCGGCCGTGCTCGACCGCCTGGTCGACGAGAAGTAGCCAAAGACGGTCGCGCCGACGGCCCAGGGAGGACTCCAAATGACTTCGCAGGATGACCGCACGCCGGTGCTCATCGGGGTGGGACAGGCCGCCGAGCGACCGACCGACGCCGACTACCGGGCCCTCTCTCCCGCCGACCTGGCCGGCGAGGCGGCCCGGGCCGCCCTGGCCGACGCCCAGGCCTCGGGCGACCTGGCCGGGGCCCTGGACGTCATCGTCGCCATCCGCCAGTTCGAGATCTCCTCGCCCGGCGCCAAGCCGCCTTTCGGCGCCTCCAACAATTTCCCCCGCTCAGTGGCCAGGCGCATCGGCGCCGACCCGGCCCGCGCCATCCTTGAGATCACCGGCGGACAGGGGCCCCAGCGCCTTGTTGGCGAGTTCTGCGAGGCCATCGTCCGCGGCGAGGCCGAGGCGGTCCTGCTGGTCGGTTCCGAGGCCATGTCCACCGTCCTGACCCTGAATGCGAAGGGCGAGACCCCGGACTGGTCCGAGACCGTAGAGGGCGCGGTGGAGGACCGCGGCTACGGGCTGGAGGGCATGTTCACGCCCTCGATCCTGAAGCACCGGATCACCGGCGCCATCCCCGCCTACGCCCTGTTCGAGAACGCCCGCCGCGCCCGCCTGGGCCTCGACCGGCCGACCTACGCCCGGAAGATGGGCGAGCTCTTCGCCCCCTTTACCCGGGTGGCCGCCGCCAACCCCTATTCCGCCTCTCCGGTGGAGAAGACCGCCGAGGAGCTAGTCACGGTCAGCGACAAGAACCGCATCGTCGCCGATCCCTTCACCCGCATGCTGGTGGCCCGGGACCAGGTGAACCAGGCCGCCGCCGTCATCCTGACCTCGGTGGGCAAGGCCCGCGCCCTCGGGGTGCCCGAGGACCGCTTCGTCTACCTGCACGGCCAGGGCGACGCCAACGAGCTGACCATCATGGAGCGGCCGGACCTGTCGGCCAGCCCCTCCGCCATCGCCGCCGGCCGCAAGGCCCTTGAGCTGGCGGGCAAGACCGTCGACGACATGGCGGTCTTCGACTTCTACTCCTGCTTCCCCATCGCCGTGTTCAACATGATCGACGGGCTGGGCATCGCCGCGGACGATCCGCGCGGCCTGACCCTGACCGGCGGCCTGCCCTATTTCGGCGGGGCGGGGAACAACTACTCCATGCACGCCATCGCCGAGGTCGTCCCGGCCCTGCGCCAGCGGCCGGGGGCGTTCGGTTTCATCGGCGCCAATGGCGGCATGCTCTCCAAGTACTCCGCCGGGGTCTATTCCACGACGCCCGCCGACTGGAGCCGGCCTGAGGCCCGCAGGGCCAAGATCCCCTACGACCCGGTCCCCGGGCTGGAGGTCGACACGGCGACGGGCGAGGCGACGGTGGAGACCTACACCACCACCACGACCCGCTCGGGGCCCGCCATCGTGGTCATCGCCCGCCTGCCGGACGGCCGCCGCGCCGCCGCC
The sequence above is a segment of the Phenylobacterium parvum genome. Coding sequences within it:
- a CDS encoding TlpA family protein disulfide reductase; protein product: MSQEKEAGSPRLGVLRIALWCAALVGVAGVLYIIAQASITPRAKGGLTDLTRGEMSRLILPAEAAPAPVTSFLDAEGKPVRIGDFRGKVVVVNLWATWCAPCVLEMPTLARLAEAQKGRDVVVLAISIDREKDADKARAFIGKNAPLAFYHDPKSSLPFSLKPPTAAMPTTLIFGRDGVERARMLGEADWAGKDAAAVLDRLVDEK
- a CDS encoding acetyl-CoA acetyltransferase; this translates as MTSQDDRTPVLIGVGQAAERPTDADYRALSPADLAGEAARAALADAQASGDLAGALDVIVAIRQFEISSPGAKPPFGASNNFPRSVARRIGADPARAILEITGGQGPQRLVGEFCEAIVRGEAEAVLLVGSEAMSTVLTLNAKGETPDWSETVEGAVEDRGYGLEGMFTPSILKHRITGAIPAYALFENARRARLGLDRPTYARKMGELFAPFTRVAAANPYSASPVEKTAEELVTVSDKNRIVADPFTRMLVARDQVNQAAAVILTSVGKARALGVPEDRFVYLHGQGDANELTIMERPDLSASPSAIAAGRKALELAGKTVDDMAVFDFYSCFPIAVFNMIDGLGIAADDPRGLTLTGGLPYFGGAGNNYSMHAIAEVVPALRQRPGAFGFIGANGGMLSKYSAGVYSTTPADWSRPEARRAKIPYDPVPGLEVDTATGEATVETYTTTTTRSGPAIVVIARLPDGRRAAANQASEAAFAELAAREPIGRRVRLETDAEGFNRFTFID